CGCAAAAGCCGGCGCATTGCGGAGACGCGATACCAGATCGGCCAGCGCCGTAGCATCTCGCACAATTGTAACCGGTGGCGGTTCGGCTGTCGGCTGAGCGGGTTCCGACTCGCCGGCAAAGAGCGAAAGCTGCGTTGGTGCAGTCGTGAGTGGTGCAGCGGGCAGATCGGCAGGCAGTTCGGCCAGTGTCGGTGCCTGAACGACCGAAGGTAGCTTCTTGATCAGGTTTGAGCTAACGCCAAACTCCAACTCTTGAAAGAGGGCCATCACTGCCGAACGGTCGTAGACGCCGATGCGGGCAGCTTCCAGATCGAGCTGTACCGGCACATCGGTGACAATCGTCGCCAATTGGCGCGAGAACCGCGCTGCCTCGGCCTGCTCGCGGAGTAATGTCTGGTAACGCTTCGGCGCAGCATCAATCTGCTCAAGCAATGCGTCGAGTGAACGAAACTGCTTGAGTAAGGCAATCGCCCCCTTCTCGCCAATCCCGCGCACACCGGGGATATTATCTGAGGTGTCGCCCTTCAGACCGCGCAGATCGGCCAGTTGATCTGGCTCAAGGCCATCGTACCGCTTACGCACCTGCTCCAGATCGTAGAGCGTGACACTTGTCTTGCCGCCGTAGGGATTGGCTAATGCCACCCGCACGTGATCATTCACCAGTTGCAACACATCAGAATCGCCGGTGAGAATGATGGTATCAACACCGCGCTCCGTCGCCTGACGGGCCAGCGTCCCAATCACATCATCGGCCTCGTACCCTTCGGCGGTGTAGATTGGGATATTGAGCGCCTGTACCAGTTGCTTAATCCGTTCAAATTGGGGATAAAACTCTTCTGGTGTCTCGGCACGCCCGGCTTTGTATTCGGCGTAGAGATCGTCACGAAAGGTACGCCCAACATCGAAAGCAACGGCGGCGTAATCGGGACGATACTCGGCCAGTGCAGTCAGTAGAATTTGCGCAAAACCAAAGACGGCATACGTCGGCTCACCACGGGACGAACGTAACCCACTCTCGCGCAACGCAAAAAACGCCCGATACGCCAAAGCGTGACCATCAACTAACACCAATAGCGGATACGCCATAGACTGTCTCCAATCCGCACAGATTTGCTAGTGAATTATACCACGGCGACACACGCTTCCCGCCATCCGCCGGCCTCGTGGTACAATGAATGCAATTGTCGTAGCGAGAGTATCCGGCTGCGCTCCAGGGCGGTACAGGCACAGATATGACCACTGCAATTGTGACCGATCAGCGGTTTGATCTTCACACATGGCACGGGCACGTTGAGCAGGCCGAGCGGTTGCACGCCATCCGACGGGCAATTGAGGTCGATGGGTTGTGGCCGCGTTTGCTTCAGTTACCCATTCGTCCGGCCACTGAAGCTGAATTGCTTGCTGTCCATAGCTCCAGCATGCTTCATCGCGTGCGTCAGTTAGCCAGTTATGGCGGTGGACAGATCGATAGCGACACCTACGTCACTGCCGAGTCGTGGGATGTTGCGCTGCTGGCAGCAGGCGCAACGATTTGTATGGCTGAAGCCCTGGTAAGCGGACGCTGCCACAATGCGTTTGCGCTGGTGCGGCCACCGGGCCACCATGCGACCGATATACGCTCGATGGGTTTCTGCCTCTTCAATAATATTGCAGTCGCTGCACGAGTGTTGCTGGATCGCCACCATCTCCGGCGCATCGCGATTGTGGATTTCGATGTTCATCACGGTAATGGCACTCAGGACATCTTCTACCGTGATGGGCGAGTTCTCTTTTGCTCGATCCATGCCGCGCCGCTCTACCCAGGCACCGGCAGTCTTCACGAAATGGGTGATCCGCGCACAGCCGGCGGCACCACCCTCAACGTACCGTTGCCCTATGGAACCGGCGATCACGGCTACGAACAGGTATTTCAGCGCGTCATCGGGCCAGTGCTCCGCCGTTTTCAACCGGAGATCATTCTGGTGTCAGCCGGCTTTGATGCCCACTGGAGTGATCCGATTGGGCCGATGGCGCTCTCGATCCAGGGCTTTGCCCGCATCGTGCAGCACCTGTGCGATTGGGCTGACGAGTTGTGTGACGGTCGGATCGGCTTCGTACTGGAAGGCGGGTATAGCCTGCCGGCGCTGGCGGCGGGTGTAGTGACGACGCTCCGCCTGCTGTTGGGGATGCCGGCCGGTTCTGACCCCATGGGCAAGATGAATGCACCCGAACCGGCCATCGAACACATCATCACCAGTCTCTACACCTACCATCCTCTGCTGATGCAGACAAC
This genomic window from Chloroflexus aurantiacus J-10-fl contains:
- a CDS encoding histone deacetylase family protein, which translates into the protein MTTAIVTDQRFDLHTWHGHVEQAERLHAIRRAIEVDGLWPRLLQLPIRPATEAELLAVHSSSMLHRVRQLASYGGGQIDSDTYVTAESWDVALLAAGATICMAEALVSGRCHNAFALVRPPGHHATDIRSMGFCLFNNIAVAARVLLDRHHLRRIAIVDFDVHHGNGTQDIFYRDGRVLFCSIHAAPLYPGTGSLHEMGDPRTAGGTTLNVPLPYGTGDHGYEQVFQRVIGPVLRRFQPEIILVSAGFDAHWSDPIGPMALSIQGFARIVQHLCDWADELCDGRIGFVLEGGYSLPALAAGVVTTLRLLLGMPAGSDPMGKMNAPEPAIEHIITSLYTYHPLLMQTTYQGEA